A genomic stretch from Solidesulfovibrio fructosivorans JJ] includes:
- a CDS encoding B12-binding domain-containing radical SAM protein has product MTPAIPVLVLNPPFLPDFSRPQRSPAVTKSGTLYFPLFLAQATALLEADGYDVDLLDAPAAGLDLPAVIARAERLRPVLAVIDTATPSIDADIAAAAALRRVLPGVFTVLVGPHASALPEDVLTSVPGAVCAVARREYDATVLELARVLESGPATEERLAKIEGLSFVDESGVAVHNPDRPYIEDLGKLPPVAPVYKRHLDIRRYFNPNAKPPMVTLSTSRGCPFRCSFCLHPQTLTGRKARYRPIEDVLDEVAWSLEHFPGLRTVFFEDDTLTADRARCKAFCAAIMRRGLRFEWSANSRADLAPDLLAAMGRAGCGQVCVGFESADPTALTSMKKGLTAARMERFRADAKAAGIKVHGCFIFGFPGDTRESIMATIDFAIKLAPDTAQFYPVMVYPGTEAYAEYAARGHITAETWRDWLTPKGLHNCVVRNETLGPRELVRLCDLARRRFYLRPSFLLKRAVSSLVSPGEMARNVRAGRVFVRHLLRGSQV; this is encoded by the coding sequence ATGACCCCCGCCATACCCGTGCTGGTTCTCAATCCCCCCTTTCTGCCTGATTTTTCCCGGCCCCAGCGTTCCCCGGCCGTCACCAAGTCCGGCACGCTGTATTTTCCGCTGTTCCTGGCCCAGGCCACGGCCCTGCTCGAGGCCGACGGCTACGACGTGGACTTGCTCGACGCCCCGGCCGCCGGACTCGACCTGCCGGCCGTCATCGCCCGGGCCGAGCGCCTGCGTCCGGTCCTGGCCGTCATCGACACCGCGACGCCGAGCATCGACGCCGACATTGCCGCCGCCGCCGCCTTGCGCCGCGTCCTGCCCGGGGTTTTCACGGTCCTGGTCGGGCCCCATGCCTCGGCCTTGCCGGAAGACGTGCTGACGAGCGTTCCCGGGGCTGTTTGCGCCGTGGCCCGGCGCGAATACGACGCCACGGTGCTGGAACTGGCCCGGGTGTTGGAAAGCGGCCCGGCGACCGAGGAGCGGCTGGCCAAAATCGAGGGCCTGAGCTTTGTCGACGAGTCCGGCGTGGCGGTCCACAATCCCGACCGGCCCTACATCGAGGACCTGGGAAAACTTCCGCCCGTGGCCCCGGTCTACAAGCGCCACCTGGACATCCGCCGCTATTTCAACCCCAATGCCAAGCCGCCCATGGTGACGCTTTCCACCTCGCGCGGCTGCCCGTTTCGCTGTTCGTTTTGCCTGCATCCCCAGACGCTGACCGGGCGCAAGGCCCGCTACCGGCCCATCGAGGACGTGCTCGACGAAGTGGCCTGGAGCCTGGAGCATTTTCCGGGCCTGCGCACGGTTTTTTTCGAGGACGACACGCTGACGGCCGACCGGGCGCGCTGCAAGGCCTTTTGCGCCGCCATCATGCGCCGGGGGCTGCGTTTCGAGTGGTCGGCCAACAGCCGGGCCGATCTGGCCCCCGATCTCCTCGCCGCCATGGGCCGGGCCGGTTGCGGGCAAGTGTGCGTGGGCTTCGAATCCGCCGATCCCACCGCCCTTACCTCCATGAAAAAAGGCCTTACGGCCGCACGCATGGAACGCTTCCGGGCTGACGCCAAGGCCGCCGGCATCAAGGTCCACGGCTGCTTCATCTTCGGTTTTCCGGGCGATACCCGCGAGTCCATCATGGCCACCATCGATTTCGCCATCAAACTGGCTCCGGACACGGCCCAGTTCTACCCGGTCATGGTCTACCCCGGCACCGAGGCCTACGCCGAATACGCCGCCCGGGGGCACATCACGGCCGAAACCTGGCGTGACTGGCTCACGCCCAAGGGCCTGCACAACTGCGTGGTGCGAAACGAGACCCTCGGGCCGCGCGAGCTGGTGCGGCTTTGCGATCTGGCCCGGCGCCGCTTCTACCTGCGGCCGTCCTTTCTGCTGAAGCGGGCCGTTTCCTCCCTGGTTTCACCGGGCGAGATGGCGCGAAACGTCCGGGCCGGCCGGGTGTTCGTGCGGCACCTTTTGCGCGGCTCGCAGGTGTAG
- a CDS encoding glycosyltransferase family 39 protein, producing MNPGSAAGHTHPPPPPVFADHASAEPSRRLFWLLFGLILAGSLALRLYNVGTPQLWEDDYLNLDRALMTPAQLIAIQQYQGPADTIFDFQPPLSYLLVHAALAVSKTTLAARVPSIIAGMLSIVAIGLLGARTGGRKAGLAAAAMAGLSLFHLDFSRAIKLYALFLCALSFSVYFLVRCLEAKCTRRAAWLAGYAAATAAMLTTAYQGVPVLLAEGLCVLGLYAARKGVFSGTDRNWRLGQFLMAADAAVLVWLPLAPGLLFVREFLDNPQVDPWQGLGGTFFTNVLNGLYYQHAVVPLVSTLLLIVMTLLGLLVGRRAPVLLLTAVGFFPALAILSSHSDLRPIVSWRHLISLFPGLTVFAGAGAAATADIVAGYVAKKARVATALCVTTALCAVAMGPGLTRIRDDASRTLSNDRDLFRYISRLPVTWTGLTFTGYKRNTKTFAAGWHLPGRFPGPGDFSGPGYGRTLVVDTFTAPSQRLRAKPRGTLLASWGTGIFKTRVALDGLPRRAPLLLAPDAEGEAAYGDDFRDWRYYRDAFASRNFTVDTEVGLLRPTRYEKPAMAVWRFDLPPGSAGATVRASVAAALYKRHPDKPADSLLSIAASGDGKTFTPLAVLSHADFLMPDGTPRTQKRRFFEEMGFYHECREAVARLDLTPFAATGTVYVRVTYAPGVREGFLNVAGLAVTAEFPEKNRPQVEPLAFYAANLAKNCAAPAYAPDRHLLGQTAYVFAAPEHPELAARLPGGEVVGSPAALTAFTAAHPDLAPAYVLRDASGAPAVIVHDPALGPDGDAPRLSGSKAHAVLDVAEKKPFEVGTAWLWGRIDAPTLTIGSTGLAVPVSAPAGSVLRLTPSGKGLLAFSPNFDPPDFTDAPNAHFRNMAASTSYPEYAGGVTCRPGTVCSFDYVIVSGLPMTELRLMTYPRLYGDPGSPGSCRVSVSTDGKRFRTLIDFRRMEKNVWSPMFTRRFARLRFDKPATFVTVRFSLFANASAEFWSPTRPIDRMMVEADLDARSLPPVRITPGETPLRLSGAPDNDLRLTFDPNQPGIERVWPGE from the coding sequence ATGAATCCGGGCAGTGCCGCCGGCCATACGCATCCTCCCCCACCGCCCGTTTTCGCCGACCATGCGTCCGCCGAACCTTCCCGCAGGCTTTTCTGGCTGCTTTTCGGCCTGATCCTGGCCGGCTCCCTGGCCTTGCGCCTTTACAATGTGGGCACGCCCCAGCTGTGGGAGGACGACTACCTCAACCTCGACCGGGCGTTGATGACCCCGGCCCAGCTCATCGCCATCCAGCAATATCAGGGGCCGGCGGACACCATTTTCGACTTCCAGCCGCCGCTGTCCTACCTGCTCGTCCACGCCGCCCTGGCCGTGTCCAAGACCACCCTGGCCGCCCGCGTGCCTTCCATCATCGCCGGCATGCTTTCCATTGTGGCCATCGGGCTGCTCGGCGCGCGCACAGGCGGCCGCAAGGCCGGGCTGGCCGCCGCCGCCATGGCCGGGTTGTCCCTGTTTCATCTGGATTTCTCCCGGGCCATCAAACTCTATGCCCTGTTTTTGTGCGCCTTGTCCTTTTCGGTATATTTTCTCGTGCGCTGTCTGGAGGCGAAATGTACCCGGCGTGCGGCCTGGCTGGCGGGATACGCCGCGGCCACGGCGGCCATGCTGACCACGGCCTACCAGGGCGTGCCGGTGCTTTTGGCCGAAGGATTATGCGTGTTGGGCCTGTATGCGGCCCGGAAGGGGGTTTTCAGCGGAACCGATCGCAACTGGCGGCTGGGGCAGTTCCTCATGGCCGCCGACGCGGCCGTGCTCGTCTGGCTGCCCCTGGCCCCGGGGCTTCTGTTCGTGCGCGAGTTTCTGGACAATCCACAGGTCGATCCCTGGCAGGGCCTTGGCGGAACGTTTTTCACCAACGTCCTCAACGGACTCTATTACCAGCACGCGGTGGTGCCGCTGGTCAGCACGCTGCTGCTTATCGTCATGACCCTTCTCGGCCTGCTGGTCGGCCGGCGCGCGCCGGTCCTGCTGCTGACCGCCGTCGGTTTTTTCCCCGCCTTGGCCATACTTTCCAGCCACTCGGACCTGCGGCCCATCGTGTCCTGGCGGCACCTGATCAGCCTGTTTCCGGGACTGACGGTTTTCGCCGGCGCGGGCGCGGCCGCGACGGCCGACATTGTGGCCGGCTACGTGGCGAAAAAGGCGCGCGTCGCCACGGCCTTGTGCGTCACGACCGCGCTTTGCGCCGTGGCCATGGGACCGGGGCTCACCCGCATCCGCGACGACGCCTCCCGCACCCTGTCCAACGACCGGGACCTGTTTCGCTACATAAGCCGTTTGCCCGTGACCTGGACCGGATTGACGTTTACCGGCTATAAGCGAAACACCAAGACCTTCGCCGCCGGGTGGCACCTGCCCGGGCGTTTTCCCGGCCCGGGCGACTTCTCCGGCCCGGGCTACGGCCGCACCCTGGTCGTGGACACCTTCACCGCCCCGTCCCAACGTCTGCGGGCCAAACCGCGCGGCACGCTGCTGGCCTCCTGGGGCACCGGCATCTTCAAGACCCGCGTCGCCCTGGACGGGCTGCCCCGCCGCGCGCCCCTGCTGCTGGCCCCGGACGCCGAGGGCGAGGCCGCCTACGGCGACGATTTCCGCGATTGGCGCTATTACCGCGACGCCTTTGCCTCGCGCAATTTTACCGTGGACACGGAAGTGGGCCTGCTGCGCCCGACCCGCTACGAAAAGCCGGCCATGGCCGTGTGGCGCTTCGACCTGCCCCCGGGCAGCGCCGGGGCGACCGTGCGGGCAAGCGTGGCCGCGGCGCTGTACAAACGCCATCCCGACAAGCCGGCGGATTCGCTCCTTTCCATCGCGGCAAGCGGCGACGGCAAAACATTTACGCCCCTGGCCGTCTTGTCCCACGCGGATTTCCTTATGCCCGACGGCACGCCGCGCACGCAAAAAAGGCGTTTTTTCGAGGAGATGGGCTTTTACCACGAATGCCGCGAAGCCGTTGCCCGCCTGGATCTGACGCCCTTTGCCGCCACCGGCACGGTCTACGTGCGCGTGACCTACGCGCCGGGCGTGCGCGAGGGCTTTCTCAACGTGGCCGGACTGGCCGTGACGGCGGAATTCCCCGAAAAAAACCGGCCCCAGGTCGAGCCCCTGGCCTTTTACGCCGCCAACCTGGCCAAAAACTGCGCCGCGCCGGCCTACGCGCCGGACCGCCATCTCCTCGGCCAAACCGCCTACGTTTTTGCCGCGCCGGAGCATCCCGAACTGGCCGCGCGCCTGCCCGGAGGGGAGGTCGTGGGCTCCCCGGCCGCACTGACCGCCTTCACCGCCGCCCACCCGGATCTCGCCCCGGCCTATGTGCTGCGCGACGCCTCGGGCGCGCCGGCGGTCATCGTCCACGACCCGGCGCTTGGCCCGGACGGCGACGCGCCCCGCCTTTCCGGGTCCAAAGCCCACGCCGTCCTGGACGTGGCCGAAAAAAAACCTTTCGAGGTGGGCACGGCCTGGTTATGGGGCAGGATCGACGCGCCGACGCTTACCATCGGTTCGACCGGTCTGGCCGTCCCGGTCTCGGCCCCGGCCGGGTCGGTGCTGCGCCTGACGCCCAGCGGCAAGGGACTCCTCGCCTTCAGCCCGAATTTCGACCCGCCGGATTTCACCGACGCGCCCAACGCCCATTTCCGCAACATGGCGGCTTCCACATCCTATCCGGAATATGCCGGCGGCGTGACCTGCCGCCCCGGCACCGTCTGCTCCTTCGACTACGTCATCGTCTCCGGCCTGCCCATGACCGAACTGCGGCTGATGACCTATCCCCGGCTCTACGGCGATCCCGGGAGTCCGGGAAGTTGCCGGGTCTCGGTTTCCACGGACGGCAAACGGTTCCGGACGTTGATCGATTTTCGCCGCATGGAAAAAAACGTCTGGTCGCCCATGTTCACCCGGCGCTTCGCCCGGCTGCGCTTCGACAAGCCGGCCACCTTCGTCACGGTGCGCTTTTCGCTTTTCGCCAATGCCAGCGCCGAATTCTGGTCGCCGACGCGGCCCATCGACCGCATGATGGTGGAGGCGGA